In a single window of the bacterium genome:
- a CDS encoding YkgJ family cysteine cluster protein — MKEWSKNFNISLPECNQCGACCNSASPSASYIKLLEKAASGEDFAKDFFSIFIPYQNIEEVEILYPDLVERSLKSSPENLVFYKCRYNSEEKQCFIYEDRPALCRDFPGSPYAILGKQCAYYNWAQECKQKHKDLMKELENLKKYKKELDNLKYQQKLIRLNSQLKQIPQEYKFMWLFPSMSLVSPGKSWIKIY; from the coding sequence ATGAAAGAATGGTCGAAAAATTTTAATATTTCCTTGCCGGAATGCAATCAATGCGGAGCTTGTTGTAATAGTGCTTCTCCTTCAGCTTCGTACATTAAACTTCTTGAAAAAGCAGCTTCCGGAGAAGATTTTGCAAAGGATTTTTTTTCAATATTTATTCCATACCAAAACATTGAAGAAGTCGAAATTCTTTATCCTGATTTAGTAGAAAGAAGTTTAAAGTCATCGCCTGAAAATTTAGTTTTTTATAAATGCCGGTATAATTCTGAAGAAAAACAATGCTTTATATATGAAGACAGACCTGCATTATGCAGGGATTTTCCTGGTTCTCCCTACGCTATTCTTGGAAAGCAGTGCGCTTATTACAACTGGGCTCAAGAATGCAAGCAAAAACATAAAGATTTAATGAAAGAGTTAGAAAATTTAAAAAAATACAAGAAAGAGTTGGATAATTTGAAATATCAGCAGAAATTAATAAGATTAAATAGTCAATTAAAACAAATTCCTCAGGAATACAAATTTATGTGGCTGTTTCCTTCAATGAGCCTTGTTTCTCCGGGAAAATCATGGATAAAGATTTATT